The segment ACGTTTACAGTCTTTGCACTGATAGTTTTGTTTCCCATCTACTTTGATACCATTTTTCTTTATACTATCACTGAGGCAGGTTGGACATTTGATTGCTAGAGTTATTTGCATTTCTCTATTTTATCAAAATCCAATCGGCTTTTTCTTCAGCATACTTTTTGAAACACTACCAAAAATAGATTAACCTCAAACTTCTAATTCTTATAAATAATGAAAAACACCCAACTTATCTAGCACATCTAAAGACAATTGTTTACGTAGAGCAATATCATCACCAGCTTTCATTTGCATATTTAAAGCAAATGCCACCACTTGCCCATCTGCCTTTTCAACAAAACCCACATACCAACCCACTTGCGGGTCTACAGCCATTCCCCAGCCACTTTTAGCATATAGACGATTCTCCCCTCTGCGCTCTACATACAACATCTCTTTCACTTGTTGCTGAACTTCAGGTTTAAAAGGCAATTGCCCTTGGGCTAAATCATACACAAACTTTACTTCTTGTATAGGTGTAATTGTCAAAGGCCCTTTCAACCAAAATTGATCAACTTCCGTGCCTATTTGCATATTGCCATAACCAATACGTTGCAATTCACTTTGCATTAAGCTTGGACCAATACGACGTGCCAATTCTTGATATACAGGCACTGTAGATGCTTGCATGGCTTCGCCCAAAGTAAAATCTTTGTCCCATGCTTTAAAAAAACGTGGCTTTCCATCCCACTTAAATATTTCTGTAGATGTTGCTTTATGATTTTCTAAACCAATTAGTGCATTGGCAATTTTAAATGTAGATGCAGGAATATAAGCTGTTTTTGCTCGGTCTAAATGCGTGCCATATTTTTTAATATTTTGACCATCATATGTGACAAACACAGCAT is part of the Acinetobacter sp. WCHA45 genome and harbors:
- a CDS encoding carbapenem-hydrolyzing class D beta-lactamase OXA-58 translates to MKLLKILSLVCLSISIGACAEHSMSRAKTSTIPQVNNSIIDQNVQALFNEISADAVFVTYDGQNIKKYGTHLDRAKTAYIPASTFKIANALIGLENHKATSTEIFKWDGKPRFFKAWDKDFTLGEAMQASTVPVYQELARRIGPSLMQSELQRIGYGNMQIGTEVDQFWLKGPLTITPIQEVKFVYDLAQGQLPFKPEVQQQVKEMLYVERRGENRLYAKSGWGMAVDPQVGWYVGFVEKADGQVVAFALNMQMKAGDDIALRKQLSLDVLDKLGVFHYL